The Triticum aestivum cultivar Chinese Spring chromosome 7B, IWGSC CS RefSeq v2.1, whole genome shotgun sequence genome window below encodes:
- the LOC123157413 gene encoding UDP-galactose/UDP-glucose transporter 3 — translation MVSARKGQGRGGGVRGPPRVDGGGSLASRVAVLAFCVGGIWSSYITQGILQETLSTKRFGPEERRFDHLAFLNFAQNVVCFVWSFIMIKLWSGGSSPAGRAPLLKYWGVSITNTIGPTMGIEALKYISYPAQVLAKSSKMIPVMLMGTILYGVKYTLPEYFCTFLVAGGVSSFALLKTSSKTIKKLANPNAPLGYGLCFLNLAFDGYTNSTQDLIKSRYPKTNPWDIMLGMNLWGTIYNTVIMFVAPLLFSNWPYANGFEAVSFCRENPEVAWDILMFCLCGAVGQNFIFLTISRFGSLTNTTITTTRKFMSIVISSVISGNPLSMEQWGSVVMVFSGLSLQIYLKWKRKKGRDHKE, via the exons ATGGTGTCCGCGCGGAAGGGCCAGGGCCGCGGAGGCGGGGTCCGAGGCCCTCCCcgcgtcgacggcggcggcagcctggcTTCGCGCGTGGCCGTGCTCGCCTTCTGCGTCGGCGGGATCTGGTCGTCCTACATCACCCAGGGGATCCTCCAGGAGACGCT ATCGACGAAGCGATTCGGGCCGGAGGAGCGGCGGTTCGATCACCTCGCGTTCCTCAACTTCGCGCAGAACGTCGTCTGCTTCGTCTGGTCCTTCATAA TGATCAAGCTGTGGTCGGGTGGTAGCAGTCCTGCCGGGCGGGCGCCGCTTCTCAAGTACTGGGGCGTcagcatcaccaacaccatcgGCCCGACCATGGGGATCGAGGCGCTCAAGTACATCAGCTACCCGGCTCAG GTCTTGGCAAAATCTTCTAAGATGATTCCAG TTATGTTGATGGGAACTATACTCTATGGTGTTAAGTATACACTTCCAGAGTACTTTTGCACCTTCCTTGTTGCCGGGGGCGTCTCATCCTTTGCATTGTTGAAG ACAAGCTCGAAGACTATCAAGAAGCTTGCTAACCCTAATGCTCCTCTTGGCTACGGGTTGTGCTTCCTCAACTTAGCTTTTGATGGCTACACTAATTCGACCCAAGATTTGATAAAGTCCAG GTACCCCAAGACTAACCCTTGGGATATAATGCTTGGCATGAACCTCTGGGGAACCATATACAATACTGTAATTATGTTTGTGGCGCCATTGCTGTTCAGTAACTGGCCATATGCAAACGGTTTTGAGGCGGTGAGTTTTTGCCGCGAGAACCCAGAGGTAGCATGGGACATTCTCATGTTCTGCCTATGCGGCGCTGTGGGTCAGAATTTCATCTTCCTAACCATCAGCAGATTCGGCTCTCTTACTAACACTACCATCACCACCACCCGCAAGTTCATGAGCATCGTCATCTCATCAGTTATCAGTGGTAACCCACTGTCCATGGAGCAATGGGGAAGTGTCGTGATGGTCTTTTCTGGCCTCTCTCTCCAAATATATCTCAAATGGAAGAGAAAGAAGGGCAGAGATCACAAGGAATGA